In Cytophagales bacterium, the following are encoded in one genomic region:
- a CDS encoding histone deacetylase, whose translation MLKIAWAPIYNHPLPEGHRFPMEKYELLPRQLVHEGVVDESAFFSPRKLEEFEILKVHEYTYWRKLLTLDLTRQEERRSGFPISQQLVEREITINGGTLQCAEYALEWGVAMNIAGGTHHAYADRAEGFCLLNDIAIAARHLIDNQLAKQVLVVDLDVHQGNGTARIFQDDPRVFTFSMHGAHNYPLKKELSDLDIPLNDGIKDDEYLSLLRQTLGDLIDRVKPDFIFYQSGVDILASDKLGRLGVSPEGCAERDLMVFEKMYEYGLPVVAAMGGGYSKDIKVILDAHANTYRAAVQMYF comes from the coding sequence CTCCCATTTATAACCATCCACTTCCCGAAGGCCATCGCTTTCCGATGGAAAAGTATGAATTGCTTCCCAGGCAATTAGTTCATGAGGGTGTTGTTGATGAATCAGCTTTCTTTTCACCAAGAAAGCTAGAGGAGTTCGAAATCCTGAAGGTACATGAATATACCTATTGGCGAAAACTTCTGACCCTTGACCTGACCCGTCAAGAAGAGCGCAGAAGTGGGTTCCCGATCTCTCAACAGCTGGTGGAGCGCGAAATTACCATTAACGGAGGGACCCTGCAATGTGCGGAATATGCCCTGGAATGGGGGGTGGCGATGAACATCGCAGGAGGTACCCATCATGCGTATGCGGATCGCGCCGAAGGTTTTTGCCTGCTCAACGACATTGCGATTGCGGCAAGACATCTAATTGATAATCAGCTTGCTAAGCAAGTGTTGGTAGTTGATCTGGACGTACATCAGGGAAACGGGACGGCCCGTATTTTCCAGGATGATCCCAGGGTTTTTACCTTTAGTATGCACGGGGCTCATAATTATCCCTTGAAAAAAGAACTTTCTGATCTGGACATTCCGCTGAATGATGGAATCAAAGATGATGAGTATCTGTCTTTATTGCGCCAAACACTAGGTGACTTGATTGATCGTGTGAAGCCAGACTTCATTTTCTATCAATCAGGTGTAGATATCCTTGCATCGGACAAACTGGGTCGACTTGGGGTGTCGCCGGAAGGATGTGCCGAGCGTGATTTGATGGTCTTTGAGAAAATGTATGAATACGGCTTGCCGGTCGTAGCTGCCATGGGGGGTGGGTATTCCAAAGACATCAAAGTGATTCTGGATGCTCATGCCAATACATACAGGGCGGCCGTACAGATGTATTTTTAG